In Candidatus Nitronauta litoralis, one DNA window encodes the following:
- the sdhB gene encoding succinate dehydrogenase iron-sulfur subunit — translation MTTFRIKRFNPDKQADPYWEEIDYDIPDGATLLDCLNDIKWTKDGTLSYRMSCRSAICGSCGMKANGHALLACQRQAEHLLKEGSDTITIEPMGNMPVVKDLVVDMEPFWDKVNQVKPYLEEEGDRPEKERRQSPAEFKLIDDASTCIMCGCCYSDCNTLEVDKNFLGPAALAKAQRFVQDSRDQKTNERIKELSEPGGIWDCTHCAECVERCPKPARPMDRIKEMMGVALEEGVTNNTGARHALSFVKSIKHSGRLNENTLPVESMGYFNIKGLMELVPVGLRMLLKGKIPPIIHKNIDDVEDVRRIFRELGE, via the coding sequence ATGACGACCTTTCGCATCAAACGGTTCAACCCGGATAAACAGGCTGATCCCTACTGGGAGGAAATCGACTACGATATCCCGGATGGTGCAACACTTCTGGACTGTCTGAATGATATCAAGTGGACCAAAGACGGTACCCTCAGTTACCGCATGTCCTGCCGCAGTGCTATCTGTGGTTCCTGTGGAATGAAAGCCAACGGACATGCGTTGCTTGCTTGTCAGCGCCAGGCTGAACATCTTTTGAAAGAAGGAAGCGATACCATCACCATTGAACCGATGGGCAACATGCCTGTGGTCAAGGATCTGGTGGTGGATATGGAACCGTTCTGGGACAAGGTCAACCAGGTTAAACCTTATCTTGAAGAAGAGGGGGACCGGCCTGAAAAGGAACGCAGACAAAGCCCGGCGGAGTTCAAACTTATCGACGATGCGTCGACCTGCATCATGTGTGGGTGTTGCTACTCGGATTGTAATACGCTGGAGGTGGATAAAAATTTCCTGGGACCGGCGGCGTTGGCCAAGGCACAGCGGTTTGTGCAGGATTCCCGTGACCAGAAGACAAATGAACGTATAAAAGAGCTTAGCGAGCCGGGTGGTATCTGGGATTGTACCCACTGTGCGGAATGTGTCGAACGCTGTCCCAAACCGGCGAGACCGATGGACCGCATTAAGGAAATGATGGGAGTGGCGCTTGAAGAAGGGGTCACCAACAACACCGGAGCACGCCACGCCTTGTCTTTTGTTAAATCCATTAAGCATAGCGGCAGGCTCAATGAAAACACCCTGCCGGTGGAATCAATGGGGTACTTTAATATTAAAGGGCTCATGGAGCTGGTGCCGGTTGGTTTGCGTATGCTTCTGAAGGGTAAAATCCCTCCAATCATTCATAAAAATATCGACGATGTAGAAGACGTCCGACGAATATTCCGGGAGTTGGGAGAATGA
- the ligA gene encoding NAD-dependent DNA ligase LigA, whose protein sequence is MDDADLKEIERLSDLIRHHEHLYYTMDQPEITDREYDRLLENLKELETRHPQWVFKDSPTQRVGGKASDKFPPITHLQAMLSLDNTYNIEELKAFHKRVLKGLKVDEVEYVAEPKIDGLGVTLVYEDGKFVRGATRGDGKVGEDITANLKTIRSIPLRLNSKENSKGIFEARGEVYMEREAFKNFNAEREKNGDPPFANPRNAAAGTVRLLDPSITAKRPLDIWVYSLGHCDAPLPGTQYESLEFLRKLGFRVNPDTRLCQTFDEALEQVSVWEKKRTRLAYEVDGLVFKLNSIKDQARLGRTVKHPRWAVAFKFEAEQAETRILDIVVQVGRTGAITPVAELEPVFLSGSTVKRATLHNEDEITRLDVRVGDRVLIEKAGEIIPKVIEVLDKDKKRKNPVFEMPSLCPECNTELRREEGEVVLRCENLKCPGQLKERLLHFGSRNAMDIDHLGEAVVAQLIAQCGVKQFSDLYRLNLEQVRNLDRLGEKSGENLLAAIEKSKGAGLSRFIFGLGIRHVGQRVAQVLATTFGSIEKLANISPEELEAVEEIGPKIARSLAEFFQDEDNRKEIERLKKSGVKMEEETQSHEGRLSGKQLVLTGTLKTMTREEAKQKIQHAGGRVTSSVSGKTDFVVAGSDPGSKAQKAAKLGVLVIGEDELKTLL, encoded by the coding sequence ATGGACGATGCCGACTTAAAGGAGATCGAACGGTTAAGCGATCTGATTCGCCATCACGAACACCTTTACTATACGATGGATCAGCCGGAAATCACTGACCGCGAGTACGATCGCCTTCTTGAAAACCTGAAGGAACTTGAAACCCGCCACCCGCAATGGGTTTTTAAGGATTCGCCGACCCAACGCGTCGGCGGTAAGGCATCGGATAAATTCCCTCCAATCACCCATCTCCAGGCAATGTTAAGTCTGGACAACACCTACAACATTGAAGAGTTGAAGGCATTTCACAAGCGGGTGCTCAAGGGGTTGAAAGTCGATGAGGTGGAATATGTTGCGGAACCTAAAATCGATGGCCTGGGTGTGACCCTTGTTTATGAAGATGGGAAGTTTGTTCGTGGGGCTACCCGGGGAGATGGCAAAGTTGGCGAAGACATCACCGCCAACTTAAAAACGATTCGTTCGATTCCTCTTCGTTTAAATTCAAAAGAAAACTCTAAGGGAATATTTGAAGCACGCGGCGAGGTTTATATGGAGCGTGAAGCGTTTAAAAATTTCAATGCCGAACGGGAGAAAAACGGAGATCCTCCATTTGCCAATCCGCGAAATGCCGCAGCCGGTACGGTCCGTCTTTTAGACCCATCAATCACGGCGAAGCGTCCACTCGATATCTGGGTCTATAGTCTGGGGCACTGCGATGCTCCCTTGCCTGGAACCCAGTATGAGTCTCTGGAGTTTTTGCGAAAACTGGGTTTCAGGGTCAATCCCGATACGCGCTTGTGCCAGACTTTTGATGAAGCGCTGGAGCAGGTCTCTGTATGGGAAAAGAAAAGGACCAGGCTGGCTTATGAGGTCGATGGTTTGGTTTTTAAATTGAATTCAATTAAGGATCAGGCGCGGTTAGGGCGAACTGTCAAGCATCCTCGTTGGGCTGTGGCCTTCAAGTTTGAAGCGGAACAGGCAGAAACGCGTATTCTCGATATCGTGGTCCAGGTTGGACGCACAGGGGCTATAACGCCAGTTGCAGAACTGGAACCGGTCTTTTTATCTGGCAGTACCGTGAAACGAGCGACATTACATAACGAGGATGAGATTACGCGATTGGATGTGAGAGTCGGTGACCGGGTCCTGATAGAAAAAGCCGGTGAGATTATTCCGAAAGTCATTGAGGTTTTGGATAAGGATAAGAAGCGCAAAAACCCCGTTTTTGAAATGCCATCGCTTTGCCCGGAGTGTAATACGGAACTCAGAAGGGAAGAGGGAGAAGTGGTTCTCCGCTGCGAGAATTTAAAATGTCCCGGACAGCTCAAAGAACGCCTGCTTCATTTTGGTTCCCGCAATGCCATGGACATTGATCACCTTGGGGAAGCGGTCGTGGCACAACTGATAGCACAATGTGGGGTGAAACAGTTTTCCGATCTTTATCGTTTGAATCTGGAACAGGTCAGGAATCTTGATCGGCTGGGGGAAAAGTCCGGAGAAAACCTGCTGGCTGCGATTGAGAAAAGTAAAGGAGCAGGTTTATCCCGTTTTATCTTCGGACTTGGTATCCGGCATGTCGGGCAGCGTGTCGCCCAGGTGCTGGCAACCACTTTTGGTTCGATAGAGAAACTTGCGAATATTTCTCCAGAAGAGTTGGAAGCTGTTGAAGAAATTGGACCCAAAATTGCCCGAAGCCTGGCGGAATTTTTTCAGGATGAGGACAATCGCAAGGAAATTGAACGGCTGAAAAAATCAGGGGTGAAGATGGAAGAAGAGACTCAGAGTCACGAAGGCCGCTTGTCGGGGAAACAACTTGTGCTGACGGGTACTCTGAAAACCATGACCCGTGAAGAGGCCAAACAGAAAATCCAGCATGCAGGCGGTAGAGTCACCTCTTCTGTGTCGGGTAAAACAGACTTTGTTGTGGCGGGATCAGACCCTGGATCGAAAGCACAAAAGGCGGCAAAACTGGGGGTGCTTGTAATTGGAGAAGATGAACTTAAGACACTATTGTAA
- a CDS encoding DEAD/DEAH box helicase, which produces MVLRLYFIHPSAANSRLLFLPVNLEFHLESLKFESLPLPDLLMQGIQEAGFTECTPIQAQTLPLTLEGKDVAGQAQTGTGKTAAFLIAIFAHLLKKPRSEEKDRGWIAPRAMVIAPTRELARQIEIDATMLGKYCGLKVVCIFGGMDYEKQKRQIQGGIDLLIVTPGRLIDFYKQKLFSLKSIEVLVIDEADRMFDMGFISDIRYILRNTTKFDQRLSMLYSATLNFRVMELCYEHMNDPVPIKINPEKKVVDQVKQWLYHVGSHEKFRLLLGILKKEGGEKILIFTNTKWEAEKLELKLNYNGYPSGVISGDLPQRKRISMLDKFTTGELPIMIATDVASRGLHIDGVTHVINYDLPQDSEDYIHRIGRTARAGAKGDAISLACEDYALNLERIEEALEKQIPVEWPEEEMFIEEKEGTPKAPPRKKFNGSRDDRNRRSGNSSSSGKPRGSQGRGRSRNSSSGKKKSSRPPHRTKSS; this is translated from the coding sequence ATGGTGTTAAGATTGTACTTTATTCACCCTTCCGCAGCAAATAGTCGTTTACTGTTCCTGCCTGTTAATCTGGAGTTCCACTTGGAATCATTAAAGTTCGAGTCACTTCCCCTACCCGACCTGTTGATGCAGGGAATCCAGGAAGCGGGGTTTACCGAATGCACCCCCATTCAGGCGCAGACCCTTCCCCTGACCCTTGAGGGAAAGGATGTTGCGGGCCAGGCCCAAACTGGTACAGGGAAAACTGCAGCATTTCTAATCGCCATTTTTGCCCACCTTCTGAAAAAACCACGATCAGAGGAAAAGGACCGAGGCTGGATTGCACCCCGGGCAATGGTGATTGCCCCCACACGCGAGCTGGCCAGGCAAATTGAAATTGATGCCACGATGCTGGGGAAATATTGTGGACTCAAGGTGGTCTGTATTTTCGGTGGCATGGATTACGAAAAACAAAAACGCCAGATTCAGGGCGGTATCGACCTGCTTATTGTCACACCGGGAAGACTGATCGATTTTTACAAACAAAAACTATTCAGCCTTAAATCGATTGAAGTGCTGGTCATAGATGAAGCCGACCGCATGTTCGACATGGGATTCATTTCCGATATCCGCTACATCCTGAGAAACACCACTAAATTTGACCAACGACTGTCGATGCTGTATTCGGCAACCCTCAATTTCCGAGTCATGGAATTGTGTTACGAACACATGAATGATCCGGTTCCGATCAAAATCAATCCTGAAAAGAAAGTGGTCGACCAGGTCAAGCAATGGCTGTACCACGTGGGTAGCCATGAAAAGTTTCGCCTCCTACTGGGCATTTTAAAGAAGGAGGGTGGAGAAAAAATCCTGATTTTCACCAACACCAAATGGGAAGCTGAGAAACTTGAGCTTAAGCTTAATTACAATGGTTATCCCTCAGGTGTCATCAGTGGCGACCTGCCGCAACGCAAACGTATCTCTATGCTGGACAAATTCACCACTGGCGAGTTGCCCATCATGATCGCGACTGATGTCGCTTCACGTGGTCTACATATTGATGGGGTAACTCATGTTATCAACTACGATCTGCCTCAGGATTCGGAAGATTATATTCACAGGATTGGACGCACCGCTCGGGCTGGCGCAAAGGGAGATGCCATCAGTCTCGCATGTGAGGACTATGCTCTGAACCTTGAACGAATTGAAGAGGCGCTGGAAAAACAGATACCGGTGGAATGGCCAGAAGAAGAAATGTTCATTGAAGAAAAAGAAGGCACCCCAAAAGCCCCACCACGCAAAAAATTCAACGGATCCCGGGATGACCGTAACCGTCGGTCGGGAAACTCAAGCTCTTCAGGAAAACCCCGGGGATCCCAGGGCAGAGGCCGTTCCCGCAATTCTTCCTCTGGAAAAAAAAAGTCGAGCAGGCCACCACACAGAACCAAAAGCTCATAA
- a CDS encoding FAD-binding protein codes for MIKHDVLIVGAGLAGMRAAIECCDGLSVGLLTKVYPSRSHSGAAQGGIAASLGNSEEDSWEEHMFDTIKGGDYLNDQDAVEEYVKAAPRIIYELEHFGCVFSRMADGRIAQRSFGGHSKPRACFSADRTGHAILHALHEQLMKRGKEVKIYNEWYLHSLVVQEDQCHGVVVSNVKTGEVEIIQAKSVIFATGGYGRVFKITTNAYASTADGAIAAFNAGVPLEDPEFVQFHPSGLYRQGILFSEAARGEGGYLLNGKEERFMEAYAPARMELAPRDIVARAEQSEIDAGRGWNGEGCIALDLRHLGEARIMERLPQIRQLGIDFIGVDCIKDPLPIQPSAHYSMGGIPTNMFGQVVLDKNKTPLRGFFAAGECACVSVHGANRLGTNSLLDATVFGERTGKSAAEHARSVGFGQINEGREKAGVLKQIEEIFQRSGTESYNDIRNEMKDTMMEQCGVFRDADRLKECLEKLKSLQMRFKNGKVTDKGKIFNTELFEIIELGNMLKMAEIITFGALNREESRGGHFRTDFPKRNDEKFLHHSMIGKDGDELKLEKKPVVITKYPPKERTY; via the coding sequence GTGATTAAGCACGATGTTTTAATAGTTGGAGCCGGTCTTGCTGGGATGAGGGCGGCTATCGAGTGTTGTGATGGCCTGAGTGTCGGGCTTCTCACCAAAGTCTATCCCTCGCGTTCCCATTCTGGTGCTGCCCAGGGTGGAATTGCGGCTTCACTGGGTAACTCGGAAGAGGACTCCTGGGAAGAGCATATGTTCGATACGATCAAGGGTGGCGATTACCTGAATGACCAGGACGCAGTTGAAGAATACGTTAAGGCGGCCCCCCGGATTATTTACGAACTCGAACATTTCGGCTGCGTATTTTCGAGAATGGCCGATGGCCGAATAGCCCAACGCTCTTTTGGCGGACATTCCAAACCACGGGCCTGTTTCTCCGCTGACCGCACAGGGCATGCCATCCTGCACGCCTTGCATGAACAGCTCATGAAGCGCGGTAAGGAAGTCAAGATCTACAATGAATGGTACCTCCATTCTCTGGTGGTGCAGGAAGACCAGTGCCACGGGGTTGTTGTCAGCAACGTAAAGACAGGGGAAGTTGAAATTATCCAGGCCAAATCTGTGATCTTTGCCACTGGCGGATACGGACGGGTGTTTAAAATAACCACCAATGCTTATGCCAGTACAGCCGATGGAGCAATCGCAGCTTTTAATGCCGGTGTCCCGTTAGAGGATCCCGAATTTGTCCAGTTTCATCCCTCAGGGTTGTATCGTCAGGGAATTTTATTCTCCGAGGCGGCTCGGGGTGAAGGGGGTTATCTCCTGAATGGCAAGGAAGAGCGCTTCATGGAAGCTTACGCTCCGGCACGGATGGAACTTGCGCCTCGCGATATCGTTGCCCGAGCGGAACAAAGTGAAATCGATGCCGGCCGCGGTTGGAATGGTGAAGGGTGTATCGCTCTCGACCTGCGGCATCTCGGTGAGGCCCGAATCATGGAGCGGCTGCCTCAGATCCGTCAATTGGGAATCGATTTCATTGGGGTGGATTGCATCAAGGATCCTTTGCCCATTCAACCCTCGGCTCATTATTCAATGGGTGGAATTCCAACTAATATGTTCGGGCAGGTGGTATTGGATAAAAACAAAACACCGCTTCGAGGGTTCTTTGCGGCAGGCGAATGTGCCTGTGTCTCGGTCCATGGCGCCAATCGCCTCGGAACCAATTCCCTTCTGGATGCTACTGTGTTTGGAGAGCGTACAGGGAAGTCAGCCGCTGAACACGCCCGTTCCGTCGGGTTTGGTCAGATCAATGAAGGGCGGGAAAAAGCCGGAGTGCTTAAGCAGATTGAAGAGATCTTTCAACGATCCGGGACTGAAAGCTATAATGACATCCGGAATGAAATGAAGGACACCATGATGGAACAATGCGGGGTGTTCCGTGATGCAGACAGATTGAAAGAATGTCTTGAGAAGCTCAAAAGCCTGCAGATGAGATTTAAAAACGGCAAGGTGACTGACAAGGGCAAAATTTTTAATACGGAGCTTTTTGAAATTATCGAATTGGGCAATATGCTCAAGATGGCGGAAATTATTACCTTCGGTGCACTCAATCGTGAGGAGAGCCGGGGAGGCCATTTCCGCACTGATTTTCCAAAACGAAACGATGAAAAGTTTTTGCACCATTCAATGATTGGAAAAGATGGCGATGAGTTGAAGCTGGAGAAGAAACCGGTTGTTATTACAAAATACCCACCGAAAGAGAGGACCTATTGA
- a CDS encoding heterodisulfide reductase — MKFALFTGCVAKGATRELMMSTIKVAEGLGIEFVEMKSAACCGAGVVQEKNPLLTDAINARSFAIAEEQNLDLITICSTCQGNLKKSEQKIECNEEYKDKVNHVLQDGGHQFEGGRIQIQHFANVLLTDEAKKRLKEKVVRPLTGLKTAAFYGCYILRPSELSPFDEPDDPSELEEIFEICGATPVDYESRTKCCGFPIIMMNKKASLDMAGNALADAVDSGADVVVTGCPLCHLNLDSYQPEAEALRKRDANIPILHLPQLVGLALGYSPRELGMDSHIVNPSVLEKILGPAPARSSHH; from the coding sequence ATGAAGTTTGCTTTGTTTACAGGTTGTGTCGCAAAAGGTGCTACCCGAGAACTCATGATGTCCACTATCAAGGTGGCAGAAGGACTCGGTATTGAGTTTGTCGAAATGAAAAGCGCGGCCTGTTGTGGTGCCGGTGTTGTTCAGGAAAAAAACCCTCTATTGACCGATGCCATCAACGCCCGTAGCTTTGCTATTGCAGAAGAGCAGAACCTCGATCTCATCACTATTTGCTCAACCTGTCAGGGCAATCTTAAAAAGTCAGAGCAAAAAATTGAATGTAACGAAGAATATAAAGATAAGGTCAATCATGTTCTTCAGGATGGTGGGCATCAGTTTGAGGGTGGCCGCATCCAGATCCAGCATTTTGCAAATGTGCTGTTGACCGATGAAGCTAAAAAACGGTTGAAAGAAAAAGTAGTGCGACCCCTAACCGGCCTCAAAACAGCCGCATTTTATGGTTGCTATATTTTGCGTCCCTCGGAACTTTCCCCTTTTGATGAACCGGATGACCCCAGTGAACTGGAAGAGATATTTGAAATCTGTGGAGCCACTCCCGTTGACTATGAAAGTCGCACCAAGTGTTGCGGGTTCCCAATTATTATGATGAACAAAAAGGCATCGCTTGATATGGCGGGAAACGCGTTGGCAGATGCAGTTGATTCCGGCGCCGATGTGGTGGTGACCGGTTGCCCGCTTTGTCATCTCAATCTGGATTCCTACCAGCCGGAGGCAGAAGCATTACGCAAACGAGACGCCAATATTCCAATTCTGCATTTACCCCAACTTGTCGGGCTTGCTTTAGGTTATTCTCCACGTGAATTGGGAATGGACTCTCATATTGTTAATCCCTCGGTTCTGGAAAAAATTCTCGGTCCCGCCCCCGCTCGATCCTCTCACCATTAG
- a CDS encoding Do family serine endopeptidase, translating to MFNSRFMRTTSLLILAGLVLPWSGLQAVGLDNRRTPVVRAAEAAGPAVVNIFTEEAPRGGQSPFRSFFGDSFFRQFFGNPPNKRKSKRRSLGSGVLINSKGYILTNEHVIAQAVRIQVTLLDNREYEAQLIGADARSDLAVIKIDSKDPLPFVPMGRSDDLMIGETVIAIGNPFGLNHTVTQGIISALHRTIRANRDQVYSDFIQVDASINPGNSGGPLLNINGSLIGINTAIFQDAEGIGFAIPIDTARRIVNNLIEYGAVRRGWLGVSVQDLTPDLERYFKLNQSGGVLVTRVSPRGPAGKAGIKQGDIITSIGDHRVINKSDYFQALSSYTIDDVFNLGALRDGVRKNIRLRLSTIPPGYAREFAEQWLGIRVSTVDLSARRRYRLSAEEGVVIVSVLPNGVCGQVGIQPGDVIRRVNRDNIRNRADYEKAIMEAGKLSSVVLLVQRGRSGYYVTLEP from the coding sequence ATGTTCAACAGTCGGTTCATGAGGACTACTTCCCTCCTGATTTTGGCAGGTCTTGTCCTGCCCTGGAGCGGATTGCAAGCTGTCGGGTTGGATAATCGTCGTACACCTGTTGTACGTGCTGCAGAGGCCGCAGGTCCCGCTGTCGTCAATATTTTTACTGAAGAAGCACCGCGAGGAGGCCAAAGTCCATTTCGGAGTTTCTTTGGAGATTCATTTTTTCGCCAGTTTTTTGGTAACCCACCCAATAAACGGAAGTCCAAAAGACGGAGCCTTGGATCTGGTGTCCTGATCAATTCAAAAGGGTACATACTCACCAACGAACACGTCATTGCACAAGCTGTAAGGATTCAGGTCACTTTGCTCGACAACCGGGAGTATGAAGCCCAGTTGATTGGCGCCGATGCCAGATCCGATCTTGCTGTGATTAAAATTGATTCGAAAGACCCCTTGCCGTTTGTGCCGATGGGCCGGTCGGATGATTTGATGATTGGTGAAACTGTAATCGCCATTGGCAATCCTTTTGGTCTGAACCACACGGTGACACAGGGAATTATTAGTGCTTTGCACAGGACCATTCGGGCTAACAGGGATCAGGTTTATAGCGATTTTATCCAGGTCGATGCGTCTATTAATCCCGGAAACAGCGGTGGCCCGTTGCTTAATATCAACGGCTCATTGATCGGGATAAACACAGCTATTTTCCAAGATGCGGAGGGAATCGGGTTCGCTATCCCTATCGATACGGCGCGCAGGATTGTCAACAACCTGATTGAATACGGTGCCGTTCGGCGAGGCTGGCTCGGTGTTTCAGTGCAGGATTTGACGCCCGACCTTGAACGCTACTTTAAATTGAATCAAAGCGGCGGTGTGCTGGTCACCCGGGTTTCGCCACGAGGTCCTGCTGGGAAAGCAGGTATCAAACAAGGCGATATTATCACCTCTATTGGAGATCACCGGGTGATCAACAAGTCTGATTATTTCCAGGCGTTGTCATCCTATACGATTGACGATGTCTTCAACCTGGGGGCCTTGCGAGACGGAGTCAGGAAAAATATTCGTTTGCGGTTGAGCACCATTCCTCCGGGTTATGCGCGTGAGTTTGCAGAACAATGGCTGGGAATTCGTGTGAGTACAGTCGACCTTTCAGCGCGCAGACGGTACCGGCTTTCAGCTGAGGAGGGAGTGGTTATTGTCAGTGTATTGCCCAATGGAGTTTGCGGGCAGGTTGGCATTCAGCCGGGAGATGTGATCCGCCGCGTCAACCGTGACAATATCCGTAATCGCGCAGACTATGAAAAAGCCATCATGGAGGCCGGTAAGCTCAGCAGTGTGGTGCTTCTGGTGCAACGTGGACGTTCCGGTTACTATGTAACCCTCGAACCCTGA
- a CDS encoding DegQ family serine endoprotease, translating into MTGLKRKWCGSLLLATLLCFPVSQGSGFLSGVLLKEASALTADNMALGSNIFVEIAKKQNPAVVNISIKGKSPEPSLRGPAPQRPNPKGPRGQDPFRDFYDRFFGERENNRPKRGMGSGFIIDEKGHILTNYHVVDGADEITVSVTTGDEEKEMTATLIGHDSKTDIALIKIVPKKGEPQKFHHLSFGNSDKLEVGEWVMAIGNPFGLSHTVTVGVVSAKDRTIGAGPYDEYIQTDASINPGNSGGPLINIKGEVIGINTAIISGNTGGNVGIGFAIPINVAKGILKDLREKGTVTRGWLGVMIQKITPELADSFKLNDDNGALVGDVIPEGPADKSGIKRGDVIVRFNNQVVKEMEELPKIVANTTPGKAVPVEVIRDGKAETIQVTIAVLKDNQTKVASLPRDRLGMEVQDITPELAQSLKLDTTEGVLVSNVDQGKSAGEAGIRRGDVITEINRKPVNNVGDYRSQTSSLKEDDTALMLVRRGGSTIYIAVKIQ; encoded by the coding sequence ATGACAGGCCTCAAAAGAAAATGGTGTGGCTCACTCCTTCTGGCAACCTTACTGTGTTTTCCTGTAAGCCAGGGCTCCGGGTTTTTGTCCGGGGTTTTATTAAAGGAAGCCTCGGCCCTGACCGCCGATAATATGGCATTGGGCAGTAATATATTTGTTGAAATTGCAAAGAAGCAGAACCCCGCTGTGGTCAATATCAGTATCAAGGGAAAAAGCCCGGAACCCTCGTTACGTGGCCCCGCACCGCAGCGCCCGAATCCCAAAGGTCCACGTGGCCAGGATCCTTTTCGTGATTTCTACGATCGGTTTTTTGGTGAACGTGAGAATAACCGGCCAAAGCGGGGAATGGGTTCAGGGTTCATCATTGATGAAAAGGGGCACATCCTCACCAACTACCATGTTGTGGATGGTGCCGATGAAATCACTGTATCGGTGACCACGGGTGATGAAGAAAAAGAAATGACGGCAACCTTGATCGGACATGATTCAAAAACCGATATTGCACTCATCAAAATTGTCCCCAAAAAAGGCGAACCTCAAAAATTTCACCATTTGAGTTTTGGTAATTCAGATAAGCTGGAAGTTGGTGAGTGGGTGATGGCGATCGGAAACCCTTTTGGACTCAGTCATACCGTTACCGTCGGTGTGGTCAGTGCCAAGGATCGGACGATCGGGGCCGGACCTTACGATGAATACATCCAGACGGATGCCTCTATTAATCCCGGAAACAGCGGCGGACCTCTCATTAACATCAAGGGCGAAGTCATAGGGATAAACACTGCGATTATTTCCGGCAATACCGGTGGTAATGTGGGAATCGGCTTTGCCATCCCGATCAATGTTGCCAAAGGTATCCTGAAAGACTTGCGGGAAAAAGGCACCGTCACACGTGGTTGGCTCGGTGTCATGATTCAAAAGATCACTCCCGAACTGGCTGATTCTTTCAAACTGAATGATGACAATGGTGCTCTGGTGGGTGATGTGATCCCTGAAGGCCCTGCGGATAAATCAGGCATCAAGCGTGGCGACGTCATTGTCCGGTTTAACAACCAGGTGGTTAAGGAAATGGAAGAATTGCCAAAAATTGTTGCCAACACGACTCCAGGTAAAGCTGTTCCTGTAGAAGTGATTCGCGATGGAAAAGCAGAAACGATTCAGGTGACTATTGCGGTTCTTAAAGATAACCAGACCAAGGTCGCGTCTCTTCCCCGGGACCGGCTGGGTATGGAAGTGCAAGACATCACACCGGAACTGGCGCAGTCTTTGAAACTGGATACGACTGAAGGTGTTCTTGTTTCCAATGTGGATCAGGGAAAATCTGCAGGTGAAGCGGGGATTCGTCGCGGCGATGTCATTACCGAGATCAATCGCAAGCCGGTTAACAATGTTGGTGATTACCGGAGCCAGACCTCAAGTCTCAAAGAGGATGACACCGCTTTGATGCTGGTCCGGCGTGGAGGATCTACCATATACATTGCGGTTAAAATTCAGTAA
- a CDS encoding ATP-binding protein, protein MAGSSSTPGKPESSQFLFRFPAQAVYSFESFIETPPSSFALSAARDLIDNPEAPFQSLFIFGRRGAGKTHLLMAMGNEASNNGQDTLYISCKEWVEKLNSAAPEQGLEWASEVSRHQLLLMDDVDTLAGAPQAQEILYQVYNTIRENGDRLVLTSQVAPGQFQETESYLTSRFQWGLTAEIGPLDEKSQASVLAKLGRDRGLELTERVLHFLVQRLPRDYPSLKNAIEKINIESLRQKKKVSLPLIKSVLDF, encoded by the coding sequence ATGGCGGGTTCATCTTCAACACCCGGAAAACCTGAAAGTTCCCAGTTCCTTTTCAGATTTCCCGCCCAGGCTGTTTATAGTTTCGAAAGTTTTATTGAAACTCCCCCATCTTCATTTGCCCTTTCAGCAGCCAGAGACCTGATTGACAACCCCGAGGCTCCCTTTCAATCCCTTTTCATTTTCGGAAGACGAGGGGCCGGGAAAACCCATCTGCTGATGGCAATGGGGAATGAGGCTTCGAACAACGGCCAGGACACCCTTTATATTTCCTGCAAGGAATGGGTTGAAAAATTGAATTCGGCTGCACCCGAACAAGGTTTGGAATGGGCCAGCGAGGTGTCCCGCCATCAACTGCTGCTGATGGATGATGTGGATACTTTGGCAGGAGCTCCCCAGGCCCAGGAGATTCTTTATCAGGTATACAATACCATTCGGGAAAATGGAGATCGCCTTGTACTCACCAGTCAAGTTGCTCCGGGGCAATTTCAGGAAACCGAGTCCTATCTCACGTCCCGCTTCCAATGGGGACTGACAGCTGAAATCGGACCTCTGGATGAAAAATCACAGGCTTCGGTATTAGCCAAGCTGGGTAGGGACCGCGGCCTCGAACTTACTGAACGGGTGCTCCATTTTCTGGTTCAACGTTTACCCCGGGACTACCCGTCACTCAAAAATGCCATTGAAAAAATTAATATAGAGTCCCTCAGGCAAAAAAAGAAGGTATCCTTACCCCTCATAAAATCTGTTCTCGATTTTTAA
- a CDS encoding DUF2065 domain-containing protein, translating to MAFFLSAAGLMMILEGIPFFCFPTQYKEWVSKLPEIPNSTLRTIGLVVMLLGLGLVYVGKSLTVPS from the coding sequence ATGGCTTTCTTTCTCTCTGCAGCCGGTTTAATGATGATATTAGAAGGTATTCCCTTTTTCTGCTTTCCCACCCAATACAAGGAGTGGGTCAGTAAACTCCCTGAAATTCCCAATTCTACCCTCAGAACCATTGGCCTTGTCGTGATGCTCCTCGGACTGGGCCTGGTTTATGTGGGCAAATCTTTAACGGTCCCCTCATGA